A single Deinococcus reticulitermitis DNA region contains:
- a CDS encoding glutaredoxin family protein, with product MPLPVLTLYSRPGCHLCEQAEEHLRALGLSYAVRDISGDAALTARYGWHIPVLALGERELLRGVLSRSRLAQLKLRLLAEGESPAPIP from the coding sequence ATGCCTCTGCCTGTCCTGACCCTCTACAGCCGCCCCGGGTGCCACCTGTGCGAGCAGGCCGAGGAGCACCTGCGCGCCCTGGGGTTGAGCTACGCCGTACGCGACATCAGCGGGGACGCGGCGCTGACCGCCCGTTACGGCTGGCACATTCCCGTCCTGGCACTGGGCGAGCGCGAACTGCTGCGCGGCGTGCTCAGCCGCTCCCGGCTCGCGCAGCTCAAACTGCGCCTGCTCGCTGAGGGGGAGAGCCCGGCCCCCATCCCCTGA
- a CDS encoding protein kinase domain-containing protein, which produces MNLLLVALFAVALVLLLLVRVSERWLSLLLALVTFGLALLLLVMNVQVSGAGFGSLGRMQGLLSVGGALLGGSVISLLRHHARAADRDTKLDKFRAPPPRAKWPAPRWPRLAGAAGAAEAARAPRAVTGAGARTRPDSAERRDRKGGRPPATPPAASVGSSGVWGGGAGSEASFQDYEVLERVGIGGMGSVYRARRRQDGQIVALKVPQEKYLADAKFVKRFYREAEVLKRFSHPNIVRVYDYRMQSPEHYIAMEFLEGESLEHLLDRQSFTFAESTQVLRAMADALRHIHTQNVVHRDIKPANVMVLRGAFENGQLREGGIKLMDFGIAVGKVLTRLTMTGARVGTPIYMAPEQAKGQRVDARSDVYSLGLLAYELVTGVTAFKGSYEAVVHQQVFEPPKPPKQVRMEVPGQLSDLILNMVEKDPALRPTLDEVIARLDAGVLADEPFGDPLALALSLQERAGTVRLLDLSGKLRVGLRDQGPGPDQVPVAPIALAGDAAGHLYLALPDYRQGRSEALIRKLDPAGREVLAFAPYGLGDGQLLQPVGIAVWEETVYVLDAETHSVNLFDLQGRFLGRFGGRGRGQGRFDQPSALQVSPKGEIYVLDSGNHEVQRFSAIGEYLSRYAFRLDRTSDKLRPLDGLGIDPQGGVYIADSVARKVRKIEPDGTAGPTFTLEPLVGEPLDTPWLLAVNPEGHIYAARQGGQVLRVFSLAGDPVRPQRDMYAPVQAMTLLQRSVAAQPAPSLVAAPFS; this is translated from the coding sequence GTGAATCTGCTGCTCGTCGCGCTGTTCGCGGTGGCCCTGGTGCTGCTGCTCCTGGTGCGCGTTTCGGAGCGCTGGCTGAGCCTGCTGCTCGCCCTGGTCACGTTCGGGCTGGCGCTGCTGCTTCTGGTGATGAACGTGCAGGTGAGCGGCGCGGGCTTTGGCAGCCTGGGCCGGATGCAGGGGCTCCTGAGCGTGGGCGGGGCGCTGCTCGGCGGCAGCGTGATCTCGCTGCTGCGCCACCACGCCCGCGCCGCCGACCGTGACACCAAGCTCGATAAATTTCGTGCGCCGCCTCCTCGCGCCAAGTGGCCCGCTCCCCGCTGGCCGCGCCTCGCCGGGGCGGCCGGGGCAGCGGAGGCGGCGCGGGCGCCCCGCGCTGTGACGGGGGCCGGAGCCCGCACGCGCCCGGACAGCGCCGAGCGCCGGGATCGCAAGGGCGGGCGCCCGCCCGCCACCCCCCCCGCCGCGAGTGTGGGCAGCAGCGGCGTGTGGGGCGGCGGGGCCGGGAGCGAGGCGTCGTTTCAGGACTATGAGGTGCTCGAGCGCGTCGGGATCGGCGGCATGGGCAGTGTCTACCGCGCCCGGCGCCGTCAGGACGGCCAGATCGTGGCGCTCAAGGTGCCGCAGGAGAAGTACCTCGCCGACGCCAAGTTCGTCAAGCGGTTTTACCGCGAGGCCGAGGTGCTCAAGCGCTTCTCGCACCCCAACATCGTGCGGGTCTACGACTACCGCATGCAGTCGCCCGAGCACTACATCGCGATGGAATTCCTCGAGGGCGAGAGCCTGGAGCACCTGCTCGACCGCCAGAGCTTCACCTTTGCCGAGAGCACCCAGGTGCTGCGCGCGATGGCCGACGCACTGCGGCACATCCACACCCAGAACGTGGTGCACCGCGACATCAAGCCCGCCAACGTGATGGTGCTGCGCGGCGCCTTCGAGAACGGGCAACTGCGCGAGGGCGGTATCAAGCTGATGGATTTCGGCATCGCCGTCGGCAAGGTCCTGACCCGGCTCACCATGACCGGCGCGCGGGTGGGCACCCCGATCTACATGGCCCCCGAGCAGGCCAAGGGCCAGCGGGTTGACGCCCGCAGCGACGTGTACTCGCTCGGGCTCCTTGCGTACGAACTCGTGACCGGCGTGACCGCGTTCAAGGGCAGTTACGAGGCGGTCGTTCACCAGCAGGTTTTCGAGCCGCCCAAGCCACCCAAACAGGTCCGGATGGAGGTGCCGGGGCAGCTCAGTGACCTGATTCTGAACATGGTCGAGAAGGATCCGGCGCTGCGCCCCACCCTCGACGAGGTGATCGCCCGCCTCGACGCCGGGGTGCTGGCCGACGAGCCGTTCGGCGACCCGCTCGCGCTCGCCCTGAGCCTCCAGGAACGGGCCGGCACGGTGCGGCTGCTGGACCTCAGCGGCAAGCTGCGCGTGGGGCTCAGAGACCAGGGCCCCGGCCCAGACCAGGTGCCGGTCGCGCCCATCGCGCTTGCTGGCGACGCGGCGGGGCACCTCTATCTCGCGCTGCCCGACTACCGGCAGGGCCGCTCGGAAGCGCTGATCCGCAAGCTCGACCCCGCTGGGCGGGAGGTGCTGGCCTTCGCGCCCTACGGCCTCGGCGACGGCCAACTGCTTCAGCCGGTGGGCATAGCGGTGTGGGAGGAAACGGTGTACGTCCTCGACGCCGAGACGCACTCGGTCAACCTGTTTGACCTCCAGGGCCGCTTCCTCGGGCGCTTCGGCGGGCGCGGGCGCGGGCAGGGCCGCTTCGATCAGCCCTCGGCGCTTCAGGTGAGCCCGAAAGGGGAGATCTACGTTCTCGACAGCGGCAACCACGAGGTGCAGCGCTTCTCGGCGATCGGCGAGTACCTCAGCCGCTACGCCTTTCGCCTCGACCGCACCAGTGACAAGCTGCGTCCCCTCGACGGCCTGGGCATCGATCCGCAGGGCGGGGTCTATATCGCCGACAGCGTGGCGCGCAAGGTGCGCAAGATCGAGCCCGACGGCACGGCGGGACCGACCTTCACCCTCGAGCCGCTCGTCGGTGAGCCGCTCGACACGCCGTGGCTGCTCGCGGTCAATCCTGAAGGGCACATCTATGCCGCGCGGCAGGGCGGGCAGGTGCTGCGGGTGTTCTCGCTCGCCGGTGACCCGGTGCGCCCGCAGCGCGACATGTACGCCCCAGTGCAGGCCATGACGCTGCTTCAGCGTTCGGTGGCGGCCCAGCCCGCACCTTCTCTCGTCGCCGCTCCCTTCTCCTGA
- a CDS encoding glycerol-3-phosphate acyltransferase, which translates to MLLLAAAFILSYLLGSLVAGVVYSRLRGDDIRTRDLPGGSGTYRQYGRGAAVLVSLVDILKGALAVMLAEQIAPGSGWLATSGVVLGHCYPVWFGLRGGGGIAPFLGALLVVAPWTMLATLALALAVIPVYRATAQARLRLNAIPFAAALALPLGALIATRLGGLGEFLAGSAAMALRAGHLLAEGRGKA; encoded by the coding sequence GTGCTGCTCCTTGCCGCCGCTTTCATTCTGTCCTACCTGCTGGGGTCGCTCGTGGCGGGCGTCGTCTATTCACGCCTGCGCGGCGACGACATCCGCACGCGCGACCTCCCGGGCGGCAGCGGCACCTACCGCCAGTACGGGCGCGGCGCCGCGGTGCTTGTGTCGCTCGTGGACATCCTCAAAGGCGCCCTGGCGGTGATGCTTGCCGAGCAGATCGCGCCGGGCTCTGGCTGGCTGGCCACCTCCGGGGTGGTGCTCGGGCACTGCTACCCGGTCTGGTTTGGCCTGCGCGGGGGCGGGGGCATCGCGCCTTTTCTGGGGGCGCTGCTCGTGGTGGCTCCCTGGACGATGCTGGCGACGCTGGCCCTGGCGCTCGCGGTCATCCCCGTTTACAGGGCGACCGCGCAGGCCCGGCTGCGCCTGAACGCGATTCCCTTCGCGGCGGCGCTCGCCCTGCCGCTCGGCGCCCTGATCGCCACGCGGCTCGGGGGGCTCGGCGAGTTCCTGGCCGGCAGCGCGGCGATGGCCCTGCGCGCGGGGCATCTGCTCGCCGAGGGGCGGGGAAAAGCGTGA
- the dnaG gene encoding DNA primase, with translation MGTKEDVRARLSISDVIGEYVRLTPAGKGRLKGLCPFHKEKTPSFQVDTEKGYYHCFGCKASGDVFSFVQQVEQLSFSDALRKLAERAGVQIEARYGERSSRDLYEVNAFALEYFRSHLPGKALDYLRGRGLTEETIAAFELGYAPEGWDGLLGLARTRGVAERQLLEAGLLTENPESGRVYDRFRGRVMFPIRDHLGRLVGFGGRVLDDAKPKYLNTPETAAFRKGELLYGLDKARTGLSSGAELVVVEGYMDVIAMHQHGFTGAVASLGTALTAEHAALLERLGAQSLVLMFDRDEAGLRATLSGLDQVLGARFRVRATSVPSGKDPADALFAGQGAALRQAVAGGLDEVHYRVQASVDKYGVDTSEGKRRVLFDLLPRMQNLDPLDEGAARMRALACEVLGIKEGALLDWITSKAKRRQLTDTHLAGMRQGGGEEDREVALLRQLLVDPSLLAKLDGAVPWRNEAVRKVMLAAQGARSPGEILDVFRGQPEEALLIRLMFEAHDSGTLSRASSQEYEQKVTSYAAAAVDDIQVTLSIDALRSEVALLKGQIASAPPSEQTALLGQIQELQRAIEAEKRSRRGG, from the coding sequence GTGGGAACCAAAGAAGACGTTCGCGCCCGCCTGAGCATCAGCGACGTGATCGGGGAGTACGTGCGGCTCACCCCGGCGGGCAAGGGCCGGCTCAAGGGCCTGTGCCCCTTTCACAAGGAAAAGACCCCCTCGTTTCAGGTCGATACCGAAAAGGGCTATTACCACTGCTTCGGTTGCAAGGCGAGCGGCGACGTGTTTTCCTTCGTGCAGCAGGTCGAGCAGCTTTCTTTCAGCGACGCGCTGCGCAAGCTCGCCGAGCGCGCGGGCGTGCAGATCGAGGCCCGCTACGGGGAAAGGTCGAGCCGCGACCTCTACGAGGTCAACGCCTTCGCGCTGGAGTACTTCCGCTCGCACCTGCCGGGCAAGGCCCTGGACTACCTGCGCGGGCGCGGGCTGACGGAGGAGACCATCGCGGCTTTCGAACTCGGCTACGCGCCCGAGGGCTGGGACGGGCTGCTGGGGCTCGCCCGCACGCGTGGCGTGGCCGAGCGGCAACTGCTCGAAGCGGGGCTGCTCACGGAAAACCCCGAGTCGGGGCGGGTGTATGACCGCTTCCGGGGCCGGGTGATGTTTCCGATCCGCGACCACCTGGGCCGGCTGGTGGGTTTCGGCGGGCGGGTGCTGGACGACGCCAAACCCAAGTACCTCAACACGCCGGAGACGGCGGCCTTCAGGAAGGGCGAACTCCTTTACGGCCTCGACAAGGCCAGAACGGGCCTGAGCAGCGGCGCCGAACTCGTCGTCGTCGAGGGGTACATGGACGTGATCGCCATGCACCAGCACGGCTTTACCGGCGCCGTCGCCAGCCTGGGCACCGCGCTGACCGCCGAGCACGCCGCGCTGCTCGAACGCCTCGGGGCCCAGAGCCTGGTCCTGATGTTCGACCGCGACGAGGCGGGGCTCAGGGCCACCCTGTCGGGGCTCGATCAGGTGCTCGGCGCCCGCTTCCGGGTACGCGCCACCTCGGTCCCGAGCGGCAAGGACCCCGCCGACGCGCTGTTCGCGGGGCAAGGCGCGGCGCTGCGTCAGGCGGTGGCGGGCGGGCTCGACGAGGTGCATTACCGGGTCCAGGCGAGCGTGGACAAATACGGCGTGGACACCTCCGAGGGCAAACGCCGCGTGCTGTTCGATCTGCTGCCCCGCATGCAGAACCTCGACCCGCTCGACGAGGGCGCCGCCCGGATGCGCGCGCTGGCGTGCGAAGTGCTCGGGATCAAGGAAGGCGCGCTGCTTGACTGGATCACCTCCAAGGCCAAAAGAAGGCAGCTCACCGACACCCACCTCGCCGGAATGCGCCAGGGCGGGGGCGAGGAGGACCGCGAGGTCGCGCTGCTGAGGCAACTGCTCGTCGATCCCTCGCTGCTCGCCAAACTCGACGGAGCGGTGCCGTGGCGCAACGAGGCGGTGCGCAAGGTGATGCTTGCCGCGCAGGGCGCGCGCAGCCCGGGCGAGATCCTCGACGTGTTCCGGGGCCAACCCGAAGAAGCCCTGCTGATCCGGCTGATGTTCGAGGCCCACGACTCGGGCACCCTCTCGCGGGCGTCCTCGCAGGAGTACGAGCAGAAGGTCACGAGCTACGCCGCCGCCGCCGTCGACGATATCCAGGTAACCCTGAGCATCGACGCGCTGCGCTCGGAAGTCGCGCTGCTCAAGGGGCAGATCGCGTCGGCGCCCCCGAGCGAGCAGACCGCGCTGCTCGGGCAGATTCAGGAGTTACAGCGCGCGATCGAGGCTGAGAAACGGTCGCGGCGCGGAGGCTGA
- a CDS encoding antibiotic biosynthesis monooxygenase family protein, with translation MITVANRIFVSPERAGAFEARFLSRPRLVDGRPGFVASHLLRPTAAGEPYVVLTFWESRAAFEAWRSGPDFKDGHKGGQSLPEGAVQTNVVEIHEVFSSSGDHAGSGLGHTPGTPAAGA, from the coding sequence ATGATCACCGTCGCCAACCGCATCTTCGTGTCCCCTGAGCGCGCCGGCGCCTTCGAGGCACGTTTCCTGAGCCGCCCGCGCCTGGTCGATGGCCGCCCCGGTTTCGTGGCGAGCCACCTGCTGCGGCCCACGGCGGCGGGCGAGCCTTACGTCGTGCTCACCTTCTGGGAAAGCCGCGCGGCCTTCGAGGCGTGGCGCTCGGGGCCCGACTTCAAAGACGGCCACAAGGGCGGGCAATCGCTGCCTGAGGGCGCCGTGCAGACGAACGTGGTGGAGATCCACGAAGTCTTTTCGAGCAGCGGCGACCACGCGGGCAGCGGCCTCGGCCACACGCCGGGGACGCCCGCGGCCGGGGCCTGA
- a CDS encoding MOSC domain-containing protein produces MQTIHDLRATFPRPGRVEWLGLRPGRRMPVQSVAEVEVHPLVGLLGDHGKRAPPRLVALSGGGGGEVSAPGLPPIPGGPGRRQVTLLQAEHLPVIAALVGRAEVTPEELRRNVLVSGIALLALKDRRFSLGEVILEGTGECHPCSKMEEALGPGGYNAVRGHGGLTARVLRGGVIRVGDLLTPLP; encoded by the coding sequence ATGCAGACCATCCACGACCTGCGCGCTACCTTTCCCCGTCCGGGCCGGGTGGAGTGGCTCGGTCTGCGCCCTGGCCGCCGCATGCCGGTGCAGAGCGTGGCCGAGGTGGAGGTCCATCCCCTCGTCGGGCTGCTGGGCGATCACGGCAAGCGGGCGCCGCCCCGACTCGTGGCGCTGAGCGGCGGGGGGGGCGGGGAGGTGAGCGCCCCCGGCCTGCCCCCGATTCCGGGCGGTCCGGGGCGGCGGCAGGTCACGCTGCTGCAAGCCGAGCATCTGCCCGTGATCGCGGCGCTCGTGGGGCGCGCGGAGGTCACGCCGGAGGAACTGCGGCGCAACGTGCTCGTGAGCGGCATCGCCCTGCTCGCGCTCAAGGATCGGCGCTTCTCGCTTGGGGAGGTGATTTTAGAAGGCACCGGCGAGTGCCACCCCTGCTCAAAAATGGAAGAGGCGCTCGGGCCGGGCGGCTACAACGCGGTGCGCGGCCACGGGGGGCTGACGGCGCGGGTGCTCCGGGGCGGGGTGATCCGGGTGGGCGACCTCCTCACACCGTTACCCTGA
- a CDS encoding tRNA (adenine(22)-N(1))-methyltransferase TrmK: MTLPALDARLLAVLELIQAEAHADIGTDHARLPVRVIREGRARRCVAVELHPGPLALARRMVARVRLEESIEVRAGDGFAPLRPGEVDSASVAGMGAYTIQGILERAGAALPPALILQPNDSPRALRVWAREHGYHLRAERLCPGHWAYPVLRLERAPGPDPAYVGLPEAAALRYGPRLLRGGSELLRGVVQADLTRLTPVAAPGRESHTELGAAREAAEYLAGERSTTPLSAAPPSGAR, encoded by the coding sequence ATGACCCTCCCCGCCCTCGACGCCCGGCTCCTGGCGGTGCTGGAGCTGATTCAGGCCGAGGCGCACGCTGACATCGGAACCGACCATGCCCGGCTGCCGGTCCGGGTGATCCGGGAGGGCCGCGCCCGGCGCTGCGTGGCGGTGGAGCTTCACCCCGGCCCCCTCGCCCTCGCGCGGCGGATGGTGGCGCGGGTGCGGCTGGAGGAGAGCATCGAGGTCAGGGCCGGCGACGGCTTCGCGCCCCTGCGCCCCGGCGAGGTGGACAGCGCGAGCGTGGCGGGCATGGGGGCCTACACCATTCAGGGCATCCTCGAGCGCGCGGGAGCCGCGCTGCCGCCCGCCCTGATCCTGCAACCCAACGACTCGCCCCGGGCGCTGAGGGTCTGGGCGCGTGAGCACGGCTATCACCTGCGGGCCGAGCGGCTGTGCCCCGGCCACTGGGCCTACCCGGTCTTGCGGCTGGAGCGCGCGCCAGGGCCGGACCCCGCCTACGTGGGGCTCCCCGAGGCGGCGGCGCTGCGCTACGGCCCCCGGCTGCTGCGTGGGGGCTCTGAGCTGCTGCGCGGCGTGGTTCAGGCTGACCTCACCCGCCTGACCCCGGTGGCTGCGCCGGGGCGCGAGTCGCACACGGAGCTCGGGGCGGCGCGCGAGGCCGCCGAGTACCTCGCGGGCGAGCGCAGCACTACTCCGCTCTCAGCGGCTCCACCGTCAGGCGCACGCTGA
- a CDS encoding CdaR family protein, producing the protein MSLVELLWSRLEPWFSPRYAWRRIRHNLLPKLLSLGVAALLWLISTGDERARIEQSYDVPITVRDTTGGSERRAVSGLNPPTVRVTLSGRPERLRELRGANIEAVLDVTGVPQGSFNRPVTVQPPADTALARQTPERAEGFVDTELSRTLPVTISVATPSENSLPRYTVSPTDAEISGPARVLTRAARVVSSPPSLSPGEQRETPLIALDAGGTPLSDVRVRPSSVTVRRVDTGEVPIKALRVVLDDPPPNLKVTALSVQPQSVRVVAAPELLARLREIEGRVNYRPGTYTAPVSLRVPPGAQALETVSVRLTVEPLRAE; encoded by the coding sequence TTGAGCCTGGTCGAGCTGCTCTGGAGCCGGCTCGAGCCGTGGTTCAGCCCGCGCTACGCCTGGCGGCGGATCCGGCACAATCTCCTCCCCAAGCTGCTCTCGCTCGGGGTGGCGGCCCTGCTGTGGCTGATCAGCACTGGCGACGAGCGCGCCCGCATCGAGCAGAGTTACGACGTACCCATCACGGTGCGCGACACCACCGGCGGCAGCGAGCGCCGCGCGGTGAGCGGCCTTAACCCGCCCACCGTGCGCGTGACCCTCTCGGGCCGCCCGGAGCGGCTGCGCGAGCTGCGCGGCGCCAACATTGAGGCGGTGCTCGACGTGACCGGCGTGCCGCAGGGCAGCTTCAACCGCCCCGTCACCGTGCAGCCCCCCGCCGACACCGCGCTCGCCCGCCAGACCCCTGAACGCGCTGAGGGCTTCGTGGACACCGAACTCAGCCGCACGCTGCCGGTCACGATCAGCGTCGCCACGCCGTCCGAAAACAGCCTGCCGCGCTACACCGTGAGCCCCACCGACGCCGAGATCAGCGGCCCGGCGCGGGTGCTCACGCGCGCGGCGCGGGTGGTGAGCAGCCCGCCGTCATTGAGCCCCGGTGAGCAGCGCGAGACGCCGCTGATCGCCCTCGACGCGGGCGGCACCCCCCTGAGCGACGTGCGTGTGCGCCCGAGCAGCGTGACCGTGCGCCGGGTCGACACCGGCGAGGTGCCGATCAAGGCGCTGAGGGTGGTGCTCGACGACCCGCCCCCAAACCTCAAGGTCACAGCGCTGAGTGTGCAGCCCCAGAGCGTGCGGGTGGTCGCCGCGCCCGAACTTCTCGCGCGGCTGCGGGAGATTGAGGGCCGGGTAAACTACCGCCCCGGCACCTATACCGCCCCGGTCTCGCTGCGCGTGCCGCCCGGCGCCCAGGCCCTGGAAACCGTCAGCGTGCGCCTGACGGTGGAGCCGCTGAGAGCGGAGTAG
- the cdaA gene encoding diadenylate cyclase CdaA translates to MSLFGLTLRDLLDIVLVGALVYQGYKLIAGTRAVNVVRGIMVFAGVWVAARLLGLSTLSDLLGRAGTVGLFALVVLFQPELRAVLERVGRPRGREVQGGAALQDLARAVERLAERKTGALIAIERRTPLGEYAATGVSLDAMISVPFIEALFARNAPLHDGGVIIQGSRVVAAGCLFPLQASDGTYRRYGTRHRAGIGLSEVTDAVVLIASEERGSMRIALGGRLGPDLTATELREQLRVLIYERDDLLEPPPSLPTGRAQRSPPAGGGGSPAGSPAGSPASPEGPAGRGQAAPGQGEGP, encoded by the coding sequence CTGTCTCTCTTTGGCCTGACCCTGCGCGACCTGCTCGACATTGTGCTGGTCGGCGCGCTCGTTTATCAGGGGTACAAGCTGATCGCGGGCACGCGCGCCGTCAACGTGGTGCGCGGGATCATGGTGTTTGCGGGGGTCTGGGTGGCCGCCCGGCTGCTCGGGCTGAGCACGCTGAGCGATCTGCTCGGGCGGGCGGGTACGGTGGGCCTCTTCGCGCTCGTGGTGCTGTTTCAGCCTGAGCTGCGCGCGGTGCTGGAGCGCGTGGGCCGTCCGCGTGGGCGGGAGGTGCAGGGCGGCGCGGCGCTGCAAGACCTCGCCCGCGCGGTCGAGCGCCTCGCCGAGCGCAAGACCGGCGCATTGATTGCCATCGAGCGCCGCACGCCCTTGGGCGAGTACGCGGCGACCGGGGTAAGCCTCGACGCCATGATCAGCGTGCCGTTTATCGAGGCGCTCTTCGCGCGCAACGCGCCTCTCCACGACGGCGGCGTGATTATCCAGGGCTCGCGGGTGGTGGCGGCCGGCTGCCTCTTTCCTTTGCAGGCGAGCGACGGCACCTACCGCCGCTACGGCACCCGGCACCGCGCCGGCATCGGGCTCTCGGAAGTCACCGACGCGGTGGTCCTGATCGCCAGCGAGGAGCGCGGCAGCATGCGGATCGCGCTCGGTGGGCGACTTGGCCCCGACCTCACCGCCACCGAGCTGCGCGAGCAACTGCGGGTGCTGATCTATGAACGTGACGACCTGCTCGAGCCCCCGCCCAGCCTGCCCACCGGCCGCGCCCAGCGGTCTCCCCCGGCGGGCGGCGGGGGCAGCCCAGCCGGGAGCCCAGCCGGGAGCCCAGCCTCGCCGGAAGGCCCAGCCGGGCGGGGGCAGGCTGCGCCCGGCCAGGGAGAAGGACCTTGA
- a CDS encoding metal-dependent hydrolase, whose translation MTVSVRFLGHSTFLLQSGDHRLLLDPFIGGNPQCPVTLAEALGWGVSAVLISHAHGDHWGNALDFGRAGIPVIGTAEIGGYAQRNGAGNAVGMNIGGTYRAEWGRVTLTPAWHSSSFPDGTYGGMPTGLLIEFGGKRLYFAGDTSLFSDMRLIGDRGLDLAFLPIGDHFTMGPDEAAECLELLRPRVAIPMHYGTFPVLTGDPDTFRRGGEQRGVEVRVLAPGETTEL comes from the coding sequence ATGACTGTAAGCGTCCGGTTCCTCGGCCACAGCACCTTCCTACTTCAGAGCGGCGACCACCGCCTGCTGCTTGATCCCTTTATCGGGGGCAACCCCCAGTGTCCCGTCACGCTGGCAGAGGCGCTCGGCTGGGGGGTGAGCGCCGTGCTGATCAGCCACGCGCACGGCGACCACTGGGGCAACGCCCTCGACTTCGGGCGGGCCGGCATACCCGTGATCGGCACAGCGGAGATCGGCGGCTACGCGCAGCGAAACGGCGCCGGGAACGCCGTCGGCATGAACATCGGCGGCACCTACCGCGCCGAATGGGGCCGCGTCACCCTGACCCCTGCCTGGCATTCGAGCTCCTTTCCCGACGGCACCTACGGCGGCATGCCGACCGGCCTCCTGATCGAGTTCGGCGGCAAGCGGCTGTATTTCGCGGGTGACACCAGCCTCTTTTCCGACATGCGCCTGATCGGGGACCGGGGGCTCGACCTCGCCTTCCTGCCCATCGGCGACCACTTCACGATGGGCCCGGACGAGGCCGCCGAGTGTCTCGAGCTGCTGCGCCCCCGGGTCGCCATTCCGATGCATTACGGCACCTTTCCGGTCCTGACCGGTGACCCCGATACCTTCCGCAGGGGGGGCGAGCAGCGCGGCGTCGAGGTGCGCGTGCTCGCGCCCGGCGAGACCACCGAGCTCTAA
- a CDS encoding TrmB family transcriptional regulator: protein MSAVIHLQALGLTEYEARAYTALLALGRAVPARVARQAGIPRPKIYETLERLEGRGLAAKMGQNPLEYAPLSAREYLSRSRRSFDDRLAALDRDLSRLAPDPAPEAVYHLNGEAAIRSLCEDLILNARRCVFMAGERSLADRLERLTPRGVELQRAELTGLPEIAAPGQSAFLLARDNEAALIGHFIEEGTPGEAHGVHTHNPVIVHLIEGYVRLAAQQKQLA from the coding sequence ATGAGTGCCGTCATTCACCTGCAAGCGCTGGGGCTGACCGAGTACGAGGCCAGGGCCTACACCGCTCTGCTCGCGCTGGGCCGCGCCGTGCCCGCCCGCGTGGCGCGGCAGGCCGGCATTCCCCGGCCCAAGATCTACGAAACCCTCGAGCGGCTCGAGGGGCGGGGCCTGGCGGCCAAGATGGGGCAAAACCCCCTCGAGTACGCCCCGCTCTCGGCCCGCGAGTACCTGTCGCGTTCACGCCGCTCGTTCGACGACCGCCTCGCGGCACTTGACCGTGACCTCTCGCGCCTCGCGCCCGACCCGGCGCCCGAGGCGGTGTATCACCTCAATGGGGAAGCGGCGATCCGCAGCCTGTGCGAGGACCTGATTCTGAATGCCCGGCGCTGCGTCTTCATGGCGGGCGAGCGCTCGCTGGCCGACCGACTCGAGCGCCTCACCCCGCGCGGAGTTGAACTCCAGCGGGCCGAACTCACGGGGCTGCCCGAGATCGCCGCGCCGGGGCAGAGCGCTTTTCTGCTTGCGCGCGACAACGAGGCGGCCCTGATCGGCCATTTCATCGAGGAGGGCACCCCCGGCGAGGCCCATGGCGTTCACACCCACAACCCGGTGATCGTGCACCTGATCGAGGGTTACGTGCGCCTCGCCGCGCAGCAAAAGCAGCTCGCCTGA